CTGAAGGCATTTGGGAAGTCACGAGATTATTTAAAAGCTTAATCAAGTAGAAGAAGCATTTTtagttttatatatttattgtagCTTCTCCTTCTACTTCTTCCCCAGTTACTGAAACATGCCTAAACCTCCAAGAGCCTATGAATGTGTTAGGAAAGCTTGGCATAGTGATAGACACCAACCAATTAGAGGTTCCCTTATTCAAGAAATTTTCAGGTACTTATTTTCCTTTACAAGACCattttctttatcaaaaaaaagttttttatgACTGATTGATTTCACAGGATTGTGAATGAGGTTCACTGTTTAGCAACAAAGAAGAATACGGAATGGCAAGAGAAGCTTCCTATAGTTGTCTTCAGAACTGAGGAAATTATTTACTCCAAGGCCAATTCTGAGGTTTTGCTTTTCCCCTTCTCATTAACTTTAAACTTTTCCTGTTCGTTTATGAGTTAATGGtttatattttgtttgtttAGGCTGAGTATATGGATCTTAAAACTCTTTGGGATAGATTGAATGATGCCGTTGACACTATAATTAGAAGAGATGACAATAATGAATCTAAATCTAGGGACCTCTTACAACCTTGCATTGAAGGTACCCTAAatcttcctttcctttttcacaatttttcctttCAGTTTTTAATATGACACGAAAATTCTGCTTTTCAACTTCTCTACTTGTCATCCTTCACAGTGTGACTTTTGATATAGTAGTAATTGTTTTGTTATGATTCTCCATAGTGGATGATTTGATTTAAACATCTTTTTGGCTGCGTAGCTGCTTTACATTTGGTCTCACCAAAGAGAACATCAATGAGCCGAAGGAACACTTGTCCAATATATTATCTAACTCCAGAGTCTAACTCAGTACCTACTGCAAATTCACATGACAGAAACATAGGAAATCCTTTTCCTAACATTCAATTTTTCTCCAAAGATGATAAATTCATCTCACCCACACTTAAAAATTCAAACCCTTCTGCCCCGGAAGCAAACAAAATGCTTCCTTTCTCAACTCTGAAATTTCCTTCATCTGTATCTATTGGCATACAAACTGTGCCAATGCAGACTGCCCGTGCCTGCCCTACTTCTTGTTCTATATATCCTTTGTATCATGGTTGTCAATCTGAACCTTCTGCTCCCAAATTTGGCTCTAGAAGTGATGCCAAATCAAATGCTCAGCTTATGGATGAGAACAAGAAGATTTCTCTAAGAAATACTCTGTCATGTAACTTAAACGCTTCGAGTGAAAATTATCGGACAGAATTTGAAGATGTTTCTGATAATCAGACTGTAATAGGGTGTGATTTATCGCTGCGTTTGGGTTCATTTTTGGTTCCCTGCACTAGAGTTGAGAACGCTTTACGTGAGGATGAAAAAGCTGGTGATATGTGCAAGTTGAATGATCTATCTCCACAGTTCAACAGAGGTTTATCATTCTTCTTGAAGGAAAATGCTGAGT
The genomic region above belongs to Solanum dulcamara chromosome 5, daSolDulc1.2, whole genome shotgun sequence and contains:
- the LOC129890844 gene encoding uncharacterized protein LOC129890844, producing the protein MPKPPRAYECVRKAWHSDRHQPIRGSLIQEIFRIVNEVHCLATKKNTEWQEKLPIVVFRTEEIIYSKANSEAEYMDLKTLWDRLNDAVDTIIRRDDNNESKSRDLLQPCIEAALHLVSPKRTSMSRRNTCPIYYLTPESNSVPTANSHDRNIGNPFPNIQFFSKDDKFISPTLKNSNPSAPEANKMLPFSTLKFPSSVSIGIQTVPMQTARACPTSCSIYPLYHGCQSEPSAPKFGSRSDAKSNAQLMDENKKISLRNTLSCNLNASSENYRTEFEDVSDNQTVIGCDLSLRLGSFLVPCTRVENALREDEKAGDMCKLNDLSPQFNRGLSFFLKENAEFESSPMSSNGQNLNVESVLAKRKQGEHQQIYLPVKLPFNKFRS